The following proteins are co-located in the Salvelinus sp. IW2-2015 linkage group LG36, ASM291031v2, whole genome shotgun sequence genome:
- the LOC111959599 gene encoding homeobox protein PKNOX1, translating to MSLSRSANSPYPYNASVFVASAVNMMAAQSVSMDKYTKREQQGVEQKESDADHDQKFSEEGLAAASSPAPTEPQTPFDVDKASIYRHPLFPLLALLFEKCEQSTHGSDCITSASFDVDIENFVSSQEKEGKAFFSEDPDLDNLMVKVIQVLRIHLLELEKVSDLCKDFCSRYIACLKTKMNSETMLSGEHGSPYSPGQGYSPTKTQTSSSSKGTLSPQGIVVPASALQQGNVTVNPIQVMAGGAVYQPVTVVNSQGQLVSQTLSPQTIHIQNTQLQLQLNQDLSFFGHDDSSSKNKRGVLPKQATNVMRSWLFQHIGHPYPTEDEKKQIATQTNLSLLQVNNWFINARRRILQPMLDASSSETAKTKKKLLPNRPLQRFWPDFIATGMTQQQVQMADGTMVTMSVEGLQSLTSDGTTLAVQQVIIGGHSEDESGDSRDEEDDEMTGLGLDNSDSLQ from the exons GGTGTGGagcagaaggagagtgatgctgATCATGATCAGAAGTTCAGTGAGGAGGGGTTGGCTGCAGCCTCCAGTCCTGCCCCCACTGAACCCCAAACACCCTTTGATGTAGATAAGGCCTCCATATACCG gcatcCCTTGTTTCCTCTCCTGGCGCTGCTCTTTGAGAAATGTGAGCAGTCTACACATGGCTCAGACTGCATCACGTCAGCCAGCTTTGACGTGGATATCGAGAACTTTGTCAGCAGCCAGGAGAAAGAGGGCAAAGCATTCTTCAGCGAGGATCCTGACCTCGACAATCTG ATGGTGAAGGTCATCCAGGTGCTGCGGATCCACCTGCTAGAGCTGGAGAAGGTGAGTGACCTTTGTAAAGATTTCTGCAGCCGCTACATCGCCTGCCTCAAGACCAAGATGAACAGCGAGACCATGCTGAGTGGAGAGCATGGCAGCCCCTACTCACCTGGACAGGGCTACTCTCCCACCAAgacccag acctccaGCTCTTCCAAAGGAACCCTCAGTCCCCAGGGGATTGTGGTGCCAGCGTCAGCCCTGCAGCAAGGCAACGTAACAGTCAACCCCATACAGGTTATGGCAG GTGGCGCAGTGTACCAGCCTGTCACAGTAGTCAACTCACAGGGTCAGTTGGTGTCACAGACTCTCTCTCCCCAGACTATACACATTCAGAACACACAG CTTCAGCTGCAGCTCAACCAGGACCTGAGCTTCTTCGGCCACGACGACAGCTCGTCCAAGAACAAGCGTGGCGTCCTTCCCAAACAAGCGACCAACGTCATGCGCTCCTGGCTCTTCCAGCACATCGGA CACCCCTACCCCACAGAAGATGAGAAGAAGCAGATCGCTACCCAAACTAACCTGAGCCTCCTCCAGGTCAACAACTG GTTCATCAATGCGCGGAGGCGGATCCTGCAGCCCATGCTGGACGCCAGCTCTTCGGAGACGGCCAAAACCAAGAAGAAACTGCTTCCGAACCGGCCACTACAGCGTTTCTGGCCTGACTTTATCGCCACAGGGATGACCCAACAACAGGTCCAGATGGCAGACG GCACCATGGTGACAATGAGTGTGGAGGGTCTCCAGAGCTTGACTTCAGACGGCACCACGCTTGCCGTGCAGCAAGTGATAATCGGCGGGCACAGCGAGGACGAATCAGGAGACAGCAGGGACGAGGAAGATGATGAGATGACTGGGCTGGGCCTGGACAACAGTGACTCCCTgcagtag